Proteins from a genomic interval of Shewanella seohaensis:
- a CDS encoding CinA family nicotinamide mononucleotide deamidase-related protein, which produces MKLEMICTGEEVLSGQIVDTNAAWFASTMMEHGIEIQRRVTVGDRLEDLIAVFQERSLHADVILVNGGLGPTSDDMSAEAMAKAKGESLVENREWRQHLEDWFTRNNREMPVSNLKQAMLPESAVMVDNPVGTACGFRVKLNRAWLFFTPGVPFELKHMVKEQFIPFIREEFDLDAKVSLKKLLTIGHGESSLADKIEPLELPEGITIGYRSSMPHIEIKIFARGEKAIALLPRVTGHIKMVLGTAVVAEDKATLAEEIHAKLLNSGLTLSVAESCTGGMITSQLVDFPGSSSYLQHGLVTYSNESKVRVLGVNPATLDDHGAVSIPTVEEMAKGARAILDSDFALATSGIAGPDGGTEEKPVGTVAIALATRSGVYSQMIKLPRRSRDLVRSLSAAVAYDMLRRELLTEAVIVDYQSIGRFSK; this is translated from the coding sequence ATGAAGTTAGAGATGATTTGCACTGGGGAAGAGGTGCTGTCGGGTCAGATTGTTGATACTAACGCGGCCTGGTTTGCTAGCACTATGATGGAGCATGGCATTGAGATCCAACGACGAGTGACTGTGGGGGATCGCCTCGAGGATTTAATTGCGGTTTTCCAAGAGCGTAGCTTGCATGCCGATGTCATCTTAGTGAATGGCGGCTTGGGGCCGACCAGTGATGATATGTCTGCCGAAGCAATGGCTAAGGCCAAGGGAGAGTCTCTGGTTGAGAATCGCGAGTGGCGTCAGCATCTAGAAGATTGGTTTACGCGTAATAACCGTGAGATGCCAGTCAGTAATTTGAAGCAGGCGATGCTGCCCGAGTCTGCGGTGATGGTGGATAACCCCGTCGGTACGGCTTGTGGATTTAGAGTGAAGTTGAATCGAGCCTGGTTATTCTTCACCCCAGGTGTGCCATTTGAACTCAAGCATATGGTGAAGGAGCAATTTATTCCTTTTATCCGTGAAGAGTTTGACCTCGATGCTAAGGTGTCGCTGAAGAAGTTGCTGACCATAGGTCATGGCGAGTCTTCCCTTGCCGACAAAATTGAGCCATTGGAGTTGCCTGAGGGGATTACCATTGGTTATCGCTCCTCAATGCCACATATTGAGATTAAGATCTTTGCCCGCGGTGAGAAGGCGATTGCTTTGCTGCCAAGGGTGACTGGGCACATCAAAATGGTGCTGGGAACTGCGGTTGTCGCCGAAGATAAAGCGACGCTTGCCGAGGAAATCCATGCTAAGTTACTGAATTCTGGCTTGACCTTGAGTGTTGCCGAGTCATGCACGGGCGGGATGATTACTAGTCAGTTAGTGGATTTCCCGGGTAGTTCTTCCTATTTACAACACGGTCTGGTGACTTACAGTAACGAGTCTAAGGTGCGAGTGTTAGGGGTTAATCCGGCGACGTTAGACGATCACGGCGCAGTGTCTATTCCCACGGTCGAAGAAATGGCTAAGGGCGCGCGTGCTATTTTAGACAGTGATTTTGCCTTAGCGACCAGTGGAATAGCGGGACCGGATGGCGGAACCGAAGAGAAGCCCGTCGGAACAGTTGCAATTGCCTTGGCAACTCGCAGTGGCGTCTACAGCCAAATGATAAAACTGCCGCGACGCTCACGGGATTTAGTGCGCAGCTTAAGTGCGGCAGTGGCCTACGATATGTTAAGACGTGAATTACTCACAGAAGCTGTGATTGTGGATTATCAATCGATAGGGCGTTTCAGCAAGTAG
- a CDS encoding DUF1439 domain-containing protein: MKKLTLSLCLGLSVLLGGCVTQYSISEHEMEQYLSKEIHFEVKQGNQLVGAQVRINDISVRLGEKPDTMSVSAATQVSITNPIFPLKAQLSTTFEAKPWYDSATHSVYLRQLELVKVESTPKDIEKAISSATPQVMGYLRHFLENQPVYVLDTKDSNQALMAKMTESIQVVPGKLVLKFTK, from the coding sequence ATGAAAAAACTCACGCTTAGCCTTTGCTTAGGATTATCTGTACTGCTTGGCGGCTGCGTCACGCAGTACAGTATCAGCGAGCATGAAATGGAGCAGTATCTCAGCAAAGAGATCCATTTTGAGGTGAAACAAGGTAATCAACTCGTGGGCGCGCAAGTGCGCATTAACGACATCAGTGTCAGACTCGGCGAAAAGCCTGACACTATGAGCGTCAGTGCGGCCACTCAAGTGTCCATCACTAATCCTATTTTTCCGTTGAAGGCGCAGCTTTCAACCACCTTTGAGGCCAAGCCTTGGTATGACAGTGCCACCCACAGCGTCTACCTACGCCAGCTTGAATTGGTGAAAGTAGAATCAACGCCCAAGGATATCGAGAAAGCCATCAGTAGCGCGACGCCACAGGTTATGGGCTACTTAAGGCATTTCCTCGAGAATCAGCCCGTTTATGTGCTCGATACGAAGGACAGTAATCAAGCGCTGATGGCCAAGATGACCGAGAGCATTCAAGTCGTCCCTGGCAAATTAGTCCTTAAATTCACAAAATAG
- the ppc gene encoding phosphoenolpyruvate carboxylase, with the protein MAGNVADNVTDMYASLRSNVSMLGQILGDTMRTHLGDSFLEKVEQIRKLAKDSRRGDEAAREQMLELLTALPDEELVPFAKAFNQFLNLANLSEQFHTISRNCDELVCVPDPVEQLLGRMLNGRIDQTKMLDCLKTLDIDLVLTAHPTEISRRTLIQKYAAIVDCLAEQENNQLSDRERRQINLRLRQLIAQIWHTNEIRRERPTPVDEARWGLSTIEESLWHAVPDFLRQLNDQVQDRTGQQLPIDIAPVRFSSWMGGDRDGNPFVTAKVTQEVLDRNRHAAARLFLKDIVLLVGELSMEEANSELMAYTNNSCEPYRFVLRSLRQKLRDTIDYLNARIEGHNPEVDKSTLIWQESDLKAPLEMLYKSLCDCGMRLIANGLLLDILRRLACFGIHMLRLDIRQDAGRHCDVLAELTRYLGMGDFNHWDETEKQAFLLRELSNRRPLIPSNWQPSADVAEVLNTCRLIAKHPAKALGSYVISMASKPSDVLTVLLLLKETGCTHPMRVVPLFETLSDLNNAAECITALLDIDWYRGYTKGMQEVMIGYSDSAKDAGVMAAAWAQYRAQEQLVAVCKQAGVKLTLFHGRGGSIGRGGGPAHKAILSQPPGSVDGRIRVTEQGEMIRFKFGLPKLAVQSLALYTSAVLEATLLPPPEPKQEWRNCMERIAEESVSAYRGIVREEPDFVPYFRAATPEVELGKLPLGSRPAKRRVDGGIESLRAIPWIFAWSQNRLMLPAWLGAGEALQAACQRGEMGLLQDMEREWPFFSTRISMLEMVYAKAEPNLARYYETCLVPPNLHHLGETLRQRLDLGIKVVLELTKSDTLMAHTPWNRESVKLRNPYIDPLNFLQTELLARTRKETTEAPASEHVQLALMLTIAGVAAGMRNTG; encoded by the coding sequence ATGGCAGGTAATGTGGCAGACAATGTGACCGACATGTATGCGTCGTTAAGATCGAACGTGAGTATGTTAGGGCAGATCTTGGGCGATACGATGCGCACCCACCTCGGCGATTCTTTCCTCGAGAAGGTTGAGCAAATTCGTAAACTCGCAAAAGATTCCCGCCGTGGCGACGAAGCGGCACGGGAGCAAATGCTAGAACTGCTCACGGCGCTCCCCGATGAAGAATTAGTGCCTTTTGCTAAAGCTTTCAACCAATTCCTCAACTTAGCAAACTTATCCGAACAATTTCATACTATTAGCCGTAACTGCGATGAGCTGGTTTGCGTACCGGATCCGGTCGAACAGTTGCTTGGCCGCATGCTTAATGGCCGTATCGATCAAACCAAGATGTTGGATTGCTTAAAAACGCTGGATATCGACTTAGTCCTCACCGCGCATCCAACGGAAATCTCTCGCCGCACACTGATCCAAAAATATGCAGCGATTGTGGATTGCCTCGCCGAGCAAGAAAACAATCAACTGTCGGACAGAGAGCGCCGCCAAATTAATCTGCGTCTGCGCCAGTTAATCGCCCAAATCTGGCACACTAATGAAATTCGCCGTGAACGCCCAACGCCAGTGGATGAAGCCCGCTGGGGATTGTCGACCATTGAAGAATCCCTATGGCATGCGGTACCCGACTTTTTAAGGCAGCTCAACGATCAAGTACAAGATCGCACCGGCCAGCAATTGCCTATCGATATAGCACCGGTGCGCTTCTCAAGCTGGATGGGTGGCGATCGCGACGGCAACCCTTTTGTGACAGCTAAAGTCACCCAAGAAGTGTTAGATCGTAATCGCCATGCCGCCGCCCGTTTATTCCTCAAGGATATAGTGTTGCTAGTTGGCGAGTTATCGATGGAAGAAGCCAACAGCGAGTTGATGGCGTATACCAACAATAGCTGCGAACCCTATCGTTTTGTACTGCGTTCATTAAGACAAAAACTGCGCGACACCATCGACTACTTAAACGCCCGCATCGAGGGCCATAACCCAGAAGTCGATAAATCGACGCTGATTTGGCAAGAAAGCGATCTGAAAGCGCCGCTAGAGATGCTGTATAAGAGTTTATGTGACTGCGGCATGCGTTTGATTGCTAACGGTTTACTCCTCGACATTCTGCGCCGTCTCGCTTGTTTTGGCATCCATATGTTACGGCTCGACATCCGCCAAGACGCAGGCCGCCACTGCGATGTACTTGCAGAGTTAACCCGCTATCTAGGTATGGGTGACTTTAATCATTGGGATGAAACCGAAAAACAAGCCTTCTTGCTGCGTGAACTCAGTAACCGTCGTCCGCTGATCCCAAGCAACTGGCAACCTTCTGCCGATGTGGCCGAAGTGCTTAACACTTGCCGCTTAATTGCCAAACACCCTGCTAAGGCATTGGGTTCCTACGTGATCTCGATGGCAAGCAAGCCTTCAGATGTATTAACCGTATTATTACTGCTCAAAGAAACCGGCTGTACTCATCCAATGCGCGTTGTGCCGCTTTTTGAAACCTTAAGCGACTTAAATAACGCCGCCGAGTGTATTACCGCACTGCTCGATATCGACTGGTACCGTGGTTACACCAAAGGCATGCAAGAGGTGATGATCGGTTATTCAGACTCGGCCAAAGACGCGGGTGTAATGGCGGCCGCTTGGGCGCAATATCGCGCACAGGAGCAATTAGTCGCCGTCTGTAAACAGGCTGGCGTTAAGCTGACGCTGTTCCATGGTCGTGGTGGTAGTATTGGTCGCGGCGGCGGCCCAGCTCACAAAGCGATTCTGTCGCAACCGCCCGGCTCAGTTGATGGCCGTATTCGCGTCACCGAACAAGGTGAGATGATCCGCTTTAAGTTCGGCCTGCCTAAATTGGCTGTGCAAAGCTTAGCCCTGTACACCTCAGCGGTGTTAGAAGCGACCTTACTTCCGCCGCCCGAGCCTAAGCAGGAATGGCGCAATTGCATGGAGCGAATTGCTGAGGAGTCAGTGAGTGCTTACCGCGGTATTGTCCGTGAAGAGCCTGATTTTGTGCCTTATTTCCGTGCAGCCACTCCTGAGGTTGAACTAGGCAAACTACCATTAGGTAGTCGCCCGGCAAAACGCCGTGTCGATGGCGGTATCGAGAGCTTACGTGCCATTCCTTGGATTTTCGCTTGGTCTCAAAACCGCTTAATGTTGCCAGCATGGCTCGGCGCCGGTGAAGCATTGCAGGCTGCCTGCCAACGTGGCGAAATGGGCTTGCTACAGGATATGGAGCGCGAATGGCCCTTCTTTAGCACGCGGATTTCCATGCTGGAAATGGTGTACGCCAAGGCGGAACCTAACTTGGCGCGCTACTATGAAACCTGCTTAGTTCCGCCCAATCTTCACCACTTAGGCGAAACTTTACGCCAGCGTTTAGATCTCGGTATTAAAGTGGTGCTGGAGCTGACTAAATCGGATACCTTAATGGCGCATACACCCTGGAATCGCGAATCAGTCAAACTGCGCAATCCCTATATCGATCCATTAAACTTCCTGCAGACCGAGTTATTGGCTCGTACTCGCAAGGAAACAACCGAAGCTCCCGCTTCCGAACACGTGCAACTCGCCTTAATGCTGACGATTGCCGGTGTCGCTGCGGGCATGAGAAACACAGGTTAA
- the argC gene encoding N-acetyl-gamma-glutamyl-phosphate reductase, producing the protein MKNIAIIGASGYTGAQLTALVHAESELSIQGLYVSENSLDKGRALADLYPVYSHIDLALSPLTEEAKAKIVAEADAVVLATEHSVSLHLAAWFYNQGLAVFDLSGAYRFSDVAQYPKWYGFEHEYPEVLAKAVYGLAEWNAKEVAATKMIAVPGCYPTASLTALKPLKNLLTSAYPVINAVSGVTGAGRKAQLHTSFCEVSLTPYGVLGHRHQPEIATQLGQEVIFTPHLGNFKRGILATITVQLKPGTTTADVAAAYSVYDQAPLVTVKQNQFPKVDDVVLTPNCHLGWKFDENSGYLVVASAIDNLMKGAASQALQCIKIHFNL; encoded by the coding sequence ATGAAAAACATCGCCATTATCGGTGCCAGTGGTTACACAGGTGCACAACTAACAGCTTTAGTCCATGCGGAGTCTGAATTATCGATTCAAGGTCTGTATGTCTCTGAAAATAGTTTAGATAAAGGTAGAGCTTTAGCAGATTTGTACCCTGTCTATAGCCACATTGACTTAGCTCTGTCACCACTGACTGAAGAAGCGAAGGCTAAGATCGTCGCCGAGGCGGATGCCGTGGTGTTAGCGACCGAACATTCGGTGAGTTTGCATTTAGCGGCGTGGTTCTATAACCAAGGTTTAGCCGTGTTTGACTTGAGCGGTGCCTATCGTTTCAGCGATGTGGCGCAGTACCCTAAGTGGTACGGTTTTGAGCATGAATATCCCGAGGTGTTGGCCAAGGCAGTCTATGGTCTGGCCGAGTGGAATGCCAAAGAAGTCGCCGCCACTAAGATGATTGCTGTGCCAGGTTGTTATCCAACAGCTTCATTAACAGCATTGAAACCATTAAAGAATTTACTGACCTCAGCCTATCCAGTGATCAATGCGGTCAGCGGTGTGACGGGGGCGGGTCGTAAGGCGCAACTGCATACTAGTTTTTGCGAAGTGAGCCTCACACCCTACGGCGTATTAGGCCACAGACATCAACCCGAGATTGCCACTCAACTGGGGCAAGAGGTGATCTTCACGCCGCACCTAGGCAACTTCAAGCGCGGCATTTTAGCTACCATCACGGTACAGCTAAAACCAGGCACTACCACTGCCGATGTGGCTGCGGCATACAGTGTATATGACCAAGCTCCGCTGGTGACAGTGAAACAGAACCAGTTCCCGAAAGTGGATGATGTGGTGCTGACTCCGAATTGCCACTTAGGTTGGAAGTTTGATGAGAACAGTGGCTACTTAGTGGTTGCCAGTGCGATCGACAATTTGATGAAAGGCGCGGCGAGCCAAGCCCTGCAATGCATAAAGATTCACTTTAACCTTTAA
- the argB gene encoding acetylglutamate kinase has protein sequence MSTNNSVLVLKVGGALLQCEMGMARLMDTAAAMIANGQQVLMVHGGGCLVDEQLAANGMETVKLEGLRVTPPEQMPIIAGALAGTSNKILQGAATKAGIVSVGMSLADGNTVSAKIKDERLGLVGEVSPKDATYLKFILSQGWMPICSSIAMMDDGQMLNVNADQAATVLAKLVGGKLVLLSDVSGVLDGKGQLIPSLTGQQIAELVKQGVIEKGMKVKVEAALEVAQWMGQAVQVASWRDASQLVALAKGEAVGTQIQP, from the coding sequence ATGTCTACCAACAACTCAGTATTAGTTCTTAAAGTCGGCGGCGCCCTGCTGCAGTGCGAAATGGGGATGGCGCGTTTAATGGATACCGCCGCAGCAATGATCGCTAATGGTCAGCAAGTGCTGATGGTGCATGGCGGCGGCTGTTTGGTCGATGAGCAATTAGCCGCAAACGGCATGGAAACCGTCAAGTTAGAAGGCCTGCGGGTGACCCCGCCGGAGCAAATGCCGATTATTGCCGGTGCACTGGCCGGAACATCAAACAAGATCCTCCAAGGTGCAGCGACAAAGGCTGGGATTGTGAGTGTGGGTATGAGCTTAGCCGATGGCAACACAGTATCGGCCAAGATCAAAGATGAGCGTTTAGGCTTAGTGGGCGAGGTTTCTCCTAAAGACGCCACTTACCTCAAGTTTATTCTGTCCCAAGGTTGGATGCCGATTTGTAGCTCGATTGCCATGATGGACGATGGCCAAATGCTGAACGTGAACGCTGACCAAGCGGCGACGGTATTAGCTAAGTTGGTCGGTGGCAAGTTGGTGCTGTTATCGGATGTGTCTGGCGTGCTCGATGGTAAAGGTCAATTAATCCCTTCGCTGACAGGCCAACAGATTGCTGAGTTGGTGAAGCAAGGCGTGATCGAAAAGGGAATGAAAGTAAAAGTAGAAGCTGCGCTCGAAGTGGCGCAGTGGATGGGGCAGGCGGTTCAAGTTGCCTCATGGCGTGATGCAAGCCAATTAGTCGCATTAGCAAAAGGTGAGGCCGTGGGCACACAAATCCAACCATAA
- a CDS encoding ornithine carbamoyltransferase: MKHLLSIKELTQQQLLDLITLAKTIKANPAEYRHALDGKSVVMLFEKPSLRTRVSFDIGINKLGGHCLYLDQQNGALGKRESVADFASNLSCWADAIVARTFSHKTIEQLAEFGTVPVINALSDLYHPCQALADFLTLAEHFENISDVKLAYVGDGNNVTNSLMYCAAILGATMTVICPAGHFPDGYVVAEVQELASRYGGKVVLTSDIGAIEGHDAIYTDTWISMGDPTPLAEIKDKFAPYQVNKGLMAKAGAHFFMHCLPAHRGVEVTDEVMDGEGSLILQQAENRMHAQNAVLVTLFS, encoded by the coding sequence ATGAAGCATTTACTATCGATAAAAGAGTTAACCCAGCAACAGTTGCTGGATCTGATTACCTTAGCCAAGACGATTAAAGCGAATCCCGCTGAGTATCGTCATGCGCTGGACGGTAAGAGTGTGGTGATGTTATTTGAAAAGCCATCCCTGCGTACTCGTGTTAGCTTCGATATCGGTATTAACAAGCTCGGCGGCCACTGTTTATACCTAGACCAACAAAATGGTGCTTTAGGTAAGCGGGAATCGGTCGCTGACTTTGCTTCTAACCTATCCTGTTGGGCCGATGCTATTGTGGCGAGAACTTTCTCCCACAAGACCATCGAACAATTAGCCGAGTTTGGCACTGTGCCTGTGATAAATGCGCTTTCGGATTTATATCATCCCTGCCAAGCGCTGGCCGATTTCTTAACCTTGGCCGAGCATTTTGAAAATATCAGTGATGTTAAGCTAGCGTACGTAGGTGACGGTAATAACGTGACGAATTCATTGATGTATTGCGCGGCCATTCTCGGTGCCACCATGACAGTGATCTGCCCTGCGGGTCACTTTCCTGATGGCTACGTCGTGGCCGAAGTACAAGAACTTGCCAGCCGATATGGCGGCAAGGTTGTACTGACTTCAGATATTGGTGCTATCGAAGGTCACGATGCTATCTATACTGATACCTGGATTTCCATGGGTGATCCAACACCGTTAGCGGAAATTAAGGATAAGTTTGCACCTTATCAGGTCAATAAGGGCTTGATGGCGAAAGCGGGTGCTCACTTCTTTATGCACTGCTTACCCGCTCACCGCGGTGTTGAAGTGACCGATGAAGTGATGGATGGCGAAGGCTCCTTGATCCTGCAACAAGCAGAGAATCGGATGCACGCCCAAAACGCAGTACTGGTAACCCTATTTAGTTAA
- a CDS encoding argininosuccinate synthase, translating to MSIENKNTGVKKVVLAYSGGLDTSAIIPWLKETYDNCEIIAFCADVGQGEEELVGLTEKALASGASECHIVDLKEEFVKDYIYPTMATGAIYEGTYLLGTSMARPIIAKAQVEVARKVGADALCHGCTGKGNDQVRFEGCFAALAPDLKVIAPWREWTMQSREDLLAYLAERNIKTSASATKIYSRDANAFHISHEGGELEDPWNEPSKGVWTLTADPEDAPNQAEYVSLEVEHGRVTKVNGEELTPYAALMKLNAIAAPHGVGRIDITENRLVGMKSRGCYETPGGTVMFAALRAIEELVLDKTSRTWREQVGAQMAHLVYDGRWFTPLCKSLLAASESLAESVNGEVVVKLYKGHAIAVKKRSPNSLYSEAFATFGEDQVYDQKHAEGFIRLYSLASRIRALNAK from the coding sequence ATGTCTATCGAGAACAAAAACACTGGCGTGAAAAAAGTCGTTTTAGCCTATTCGGGTGGTCTAGATACTTCGGCCATTATTCCTTGGTTAAAAGAAACCTACGACAACTGTGAAATCATCGCCTTTTGCGCTGATGTAGGTCAGGGTGAAGAAGAATTAGTGGGTCTGACTGAAAAGGCATTAGCTTCTGGCGCATCGGAATGTCATATCGTCGATCTGAAAGAAGAATTCGTTAAAGACTACATCTACCCAACCATGGCAACGGGTGCTATCTACGAAGGTACATACTTGTTAGGTACTTCAATGGCGCGTCCAATCATCGCTAAGGCGCAGGTTGAAGTGGCTCGTAAAGTGGGGGCCGATGCCCTGTGCCACGGTTGTACCGGTAAGGGTAACGACCAAGTGCGTTTCGAAGGTTGCTTTGCGGCATTAGCGCCTGATTTAAAAGTGATTGCACCATGGCGTGAATGGACCATGCAGAGCCGTGAAGATCTGCTGGCTTACTTAGCTGAGCGTAATATCAAAACGTCGGCTTCTGCGACTAAGATCTACAGCCGTGATGCTAACGCATTCCACATTTCCCACGAAGGTGGCGAGTTGGAAGATCCATGGAACGAGCCAAGCAAAGGTGTGTGGACGCTGACTGCCGATCCAGAAGATGCACCAAATCAAGCAGAATATGTGTCACTCGAAGTTGAACATGGCCGTGTGACCAAAGTAAACGGTGAGGAATTAACACCTTACGCTGCACTGATGAAGTTGAATGCCATCGCTGCACCACATGGCGTGGGTCGTATCGATATCACCGAAAACCGTTTAGTGGGCATGAAGTCTCGTGGTTGCTACGAAACTCCAGGCGGCACTGTGATGTTTGCTGCGCTGCGCGCAATTGAAGAGTTAGTGCTGGATAAAACCAGCCGTACTTGGCGCGAGCAAGTGGGCGCCCAAATGGCGCACTTAGTGTACGACGGTCGTTGGTTTACACCTCTGTGTAAGTCGCTGCTGGCGGCATCTGAGTCATTAGCCGAGTCTGTTAACGGTGAAGTTGTGGTTAAACTCTACAAAGGTCACGCGATTGCCGTTAAGAAACGTTCGCCAAACAGCTTGTATTCTGAAGCGTTTGCGACCTTCGGTGAAGATCAAGTGTATGACCAAAAACACGCTGAAGGCTTTATCCGTCTGTACTCGTTAGCAAGCCGCATTCGCGCGCTCAACGCTAAGTAA
- the argH gene encoding argininosuccinate lyase yields MALWGGRFQGETSALFKLFNDSLPVDYRLFEQDVVGSIAWADAIASVGIITATECSDLKKALNELLVEVKGDPAIILASGAEDIHSFVESALIAKVGDLGKKLHTGRSRNDQVATDLKLWCQSEGAALVARLQTLRSELIALAEREFDAVMPGYTHLQRAQPVTFGHWCLAYVEMIERDLSRLTDALKRANTCPLGSGALAGTAYQMDRHVLAAALNFASPTLNSLDSVSDRDHVVELCSTASISMMHLSRMAEDLIFFNSGEAGFISLSDEVTSGSSLMPQKKNPDALELIRGKTGRVYGSLVGILTTMKALPLAYNKDMQEDKEGLFDVVDSWAICLDMAALVLSGLVVNRPNALLAAQQGYANATELADYLVSKGMPFREAHHVVGVAVVAAIAKKIPLEAFSLAEFKTFADIIEADVYPNLTIEACLAKRDVLGGTALTQVKQAIAAKKVV; encoded by the coding sequence ATGGCTTTATGGGGTGGAAGATTTCAGGGCGAAACCAGCGCGCTATTTAAATTATTCAACGATTCACTGCCTGTGGATTACCGTTTGTTTGAGCAGGATGTTGTCGGCTCTATCGCTTGGGCCGATGCAATTGCCAGTGTCGGCATTATCACTGCTACTGAATGCAGCGACTTGAAGAAAGCACTGAACGAGTTGCTGGTGGAAGTGAAGGGCGATCCTGCGATTATTCTCGCATCGGGCGCGGAAGATATTCACAGCTTCGTGGAGTCGGCGTTGATTGCTAAAGTCGGTGATCTGGGTAAAAAACTCCATACGGGCCGTAGCCGTAACGACCAAGTCGCTACCGATTTAAAGCTCTGGTGCCAATCCGAAGGTGCGGCATTAGTGGCTCGCCTGCAAACCTTACGCAGCGAACTTATCGCGCTTGCTGAGCGTGAATTCGATGCTGTCATGCCGGGGTATACTCACCTGCAACGTGCTCAACCAGTCACGTTTGGCCACTGGTGCTTAGCCTATGTGGAGATGATTGAGCGCGATCTTAGCCGCTTAACCGATGCCTTAAAGCGCGCCAATACCTGTCCGCTCGGTTCGGGCGCCTTGGCGGGCACAGCCTATCAAATGGATAGACATGTGCTGGCAGCGGCACTGAACTTTGCATCGCCAACCTTAAACAGTTTGGACAGCGTGTCGGACCGCGACCATGTAGTTGAGCTATGTTCTACGGCTTCAATCAGCATGATGCACTTAAGCCGTATGGCCGAAGATTTGATTTTCTTCAACTCGGGTGAAGCGGGTTTTATCTCATTAAGTGATGAAGTGACCTCGGGTTCATCGTTAATGCCACAAAAGAAAAACCCTGATGCGCTGGAGCTTATTCGCGGTAAAACGGGCCGTGTGTACGGCAGTTTAGTGGGTATTCTCACCACGATGAAGGCATTACCTCTGGCCTACAATAAAGACATGCAGGAAGACAAAGAAGGCTTGTTCGATGTGGTCGACAGCTGGGCAATCTGCTTGGATATGGCGGCATTAGTGTTATCTGGCTTAGTCGTTAACCGCCCGAATGCGCTGTTAGCCGCGCAGCAAGGTTATGCCAACGCGACCGAATTGGCGGATTATCTGGTGTCTAAAGGCATGCCATTCCGCGAAGCGCACCATGTGGTCGGTGTGGCTGTCGTTGCCGCGATCGCTAAGAAGATCCCGTTAGAAGCCTTCTCTCTCGCTGAGTTTAAAACCTTTGCCGATATCATCGAGGCGGATGTGTATCCCAACCTCACTATCGAAGCCTGTTTGGCAAAACGTGATGTCCTCGGTGGTACGGCGCTAACTCAGGTGAAGCAAGCCATCGCTGCAAAGAAAGTTGTTTAA